The following is a genomic window from Sphingorhabdus sp. Alg231-15.
TCAGCTTCACAAACACCTTGGTCGCATCTGGGGTTTGCTCATGGTTACTACTGCCATTGCGAGCTTTTGGATTGGCCGGCCCGGCCATGGGATCGGGGGAAGTGGATTTAGCTTCATCCATATTTTTTCGGTCGTGACCCTGTTTTCCATTCCCTATGGTATCTGGCAGATCCGGCGTGGCAATGTTCAAGAGCATTACCGCGCGATGCAGGGACCATATATCGGTCTGCTGATCGCGGGTCTGTTTGCATTCATTCCGGGGCGTGTCATGGGATCGCTTGTTTTCGGATAAATCATTTGTAACAATTCATTTGCTCCATGCAGCGCGGGTTTCTATCAGAGCGGCATGACAGTGAAGCTTACTATTACCCTAGCCCAGATGAACCAGGCGGTTGGCGATTTGCGTGGCAATGCCGACGCGATGATATCCGTCTATCAGTCGAAGCCGGATAGCGATCTGATTGTCTTTCCGGAGCTGCAACTCATTGGTTATCCACCTGAAGATCTGGTATTGAAGCCCGCCGTGGTGGAGCGTGCGGAAACCGAATTACAGCGCTTGGCAGAGGCAACGAACGACAGCACGGCAGCAATGCTGGTGGGTTCAATTTTTCGAAAAAATGGCAATCTCTATAACGGTATCGCTCTGCTTGAAGGTGGCCAGATAAAAGACGTGCGCTATAAGGTAGAGCTTCCCAACTACGGGACATTTGACGAGAAGCGTCTATTCACATCTGGGCCACTGCCCGAACCGATAGACTTTCGCGGTTGTAAAATTGGCCTGCCTATTTGTGAGGATGTCTGGTTTCCGACAGTCTGTGAACATCTGAAATCACAGGGCACGGAAATGCTGATTTCCGTTCATGGCAGCCCCTATGAAATTGAGAAAGACGACCGGCGGCTAGGCCAAGTAGCGACGCAGCGAGTGCGCGAGACACGGCTACCGTTGCTATTCTTGAACCGGATTGGCGGCCAGGATGAAGTTGTCTTTGACGGAGCGAGCTTTGTCCTCAATGGTGACGCCAGTGTGATGCATCAGCTTCCCGATTGGGATGAGGCGATCGTTGATACCCACTGGTCAAACGACGGGGAAAGCTGGACTTGTGCACCAGGCGAAGTTCACCAGCTCGATGATCATCCGGCCGATATCTACAACGCAATGATAGTTGGCTTACGCGACTATGTTAATGCCAACCACTTTCCTGGCGTCATTTTGGGTCTGTCTGGAGGCATTGACAGTGCGCTGTCGGCAGCGGTGGCGGTTGACGCCTTGGGCGCGGACCGGGTGTGGTGCGTAATGATGCCGTCGCGCTTCACTGGTCAGGAAAGTCTCGACGATGCGGCTGGTTGTGCAGAAATGCTGGGTACGAAACTCGACACCATTTCCATTGTACCAGCGGTTGAAGGCTTTGACGCGATGCTCGAAGGCAGTTTCGCCGATGAAGAGGTCGATATTACCGAGGAGAATATCCAGTCGCGTATCCGGGGTGTGACTCTGATGGCGATGAGCAATAAATTTGGCCATATGCTGCTGACTACTGGCAACAAAAGTGAGATGAGTGTTGGTTATGCAACGATCTATGGCGACATGGCGGGCGGCTATTCGGTGCTTAAAGATGCCTATAAGCTGACCTGTTTCAAGCTGTCGGAATGGCGCAACCGTAATAAGCCGTCGCTCGGCATGGGGCCCGATGGGCCAGTCATGCCCGAAAACATCATCACTAAACCGCCAAGCGCAGAACTGCGAGAAGATCAGAAGGACAGTGATAGCCTGCCCGACTATGAAGTTCTCGATCCACTCCTCCACGGCCTGGTCGAGGAAGAGTTATCGGTTTCTGATCTCGTCGAACGTGGGTTTGATCGCGAAACGGTGATACGGATCGAGAAATTGCTCTACATTGCCGAGTATAAACGGCGTCAAGCTCCGCCCGGCGTAAAACTGGGCACCCGAAATTTTGGCCGTGACCGGCGTTACCCCATTACCAATGCATTTAGGACGATATGACCATTAAAACCCGCTTTGCACCCTCGCCCACTGGGCATCTTCATGTCGGCAATATTCGCACGGCGCTGCACAACTGGATGTTCGCCAAGAAAAATGGCGGTGAGTTTCTGCTGCGGCTGGATGATACCGATAAAGAGCGCTCCAAAGAGGAATATGTCACCGCCATTCGTGCCGACTTGGCCTGGCTGGGCATACATCCCGATAGCGAGGAACGGCAGTCTGCGCGTTTCAACCGTTATGAAGAGCAGTTCGAGAAATTGAAGGCAGCTGGCCGCGTATACCCGGCCTATGAAACCGCACAGGAACTGGATCTGAAACGGAAAGTTCAGCTCGGTCGCGGTAAACCGCCGACTTATGATCGGGGTGCGCTCGATTTGACGGACGCAGATATTGCGGATTTTGAAGCAGAGGGTCGCAAGGCGCATTGGCGATTCAAGCTGGATCACGGCACACCGATTGAGTGGACCGATCTGATCCGCGGTGATCAGCATTTTGACCCGGCCTTGCTGTCCGATCCGGTCATCCGCCGCGAAGACGGCAGTTGGCTCTACATGCTACCGTCGACCATCGACGATATGGATATGGGTATCACCCATGTCGTGCGTGGTGAGGATCACGTTGCCAATACCGCTGTTCAGATCCAGATGTTTCATGCCTTTGGCGCTGACACGCCAGAATTTGCGCATGAAGCCTTGCTGGTCGGAACCGAGGGCAAGCTTTCCAAGCGCTTGGGCTCGCTGGGCGTTAGCGGTTTTCGCGAACGCAGCATCGAACCGCAATCCATTGTTGCGCTGCTCGCGCGCATCGGAACAAGCGATCCGGTCGAGCCGATTGCCGACGTTATGACGTTGGTGCAAACTTTTGATTTTTCTCGCTTTGGACGCGCGCCAGCCCGCTTTGACGACGAAGAATTGGCCCAGCTGAATCAGAAAATCGTGCACCTGCTGGACTATGAACATGTACAAGACCGGCTGCCTGATACTATGTCGGCGGCCGCCTGGAAGGTCATCCGACCCAACCTGCATGACATGGGTGAAGTGGAACGCTGGTGGCAGGTGGTAACGGGTCCGGTGATCGCTGTCGACTTGTCAGCCGAAGACCAGGATTTCCTGAATCAGGCCCTCGAGACTCTCGAAGGCTTGTCCTGGTCAGAGATGATCTGGAAAGATTGGACTAGTGCGCTGAAAGAAAGCACGGGCCGTAAAGGCAAGCCGCTGTTCATGCCGTTGCGACAGGCTTTGACCGGGCTGGATCACGGCCCGGATATGGGCGCGCTGCTGCCGCTAATTGGCCGGGAATCCGCCCTAGCAAGGCTGCAAAACAGCACTTCGTAAACGCGCATTTTTTTCACACGATAGAGCTTCGTTTAGCCATGTACTTGATTTCAAC
Proteins encoded in this region:
- the gltX gene encoding glutamate--tRNA ligase, which gives rise to MTIKTRFAPSPTGHLHVGNIRTALHNWMFAKKNGGEFLLRLDDTDKERSKEEYVTAIRADLAWLGIHPDSEERQSARFNRYEEQFEKLKAAGRVYPAYETAQELDLKRKVQLGRGKPPTYDRGALDLTDADIADFEAEGRKAHWRFKLDHGTPIEWTDLIRGDQHFDPALLSDPVIRREDGSWLYMLPSTIDDMDMGITHVVRGEDHVANTAVQIQMFHAFGADTPEFAHEALLVGTEGKLSKRLGSLGVSGFRERSIEPQSIVALLARIGTSDPVEPIADVMTLVQTFDFSRFGRAPARFDDEELAQLNQKIVHLLDYEHVQDRLPDTMSAAAWKVIRPNLHDMGEVERWWQVVTGPVIAVDLSAEDQDFLNQALETLEGLSWSEMIWKDWTSALKESTGRKGKPLFMPLRQALTGLDHGPDMGALLPLIGRESALARLQNSTS
- a CDS encoding NAD+ synthase; the protein is MTVKLTITLAQMNQAVGDLRGNADAMISVYQSKPDSDLIVFPELQLIGYPPEDLVLKPAVVERAETELQRLAEATNDSTAAMLVGSIFRKNGNLYNGIALLEGGQIKDVRYKVELPNYGTFDEKRLFTSGPLPEPIDFRGCKIGLPICEDVWFPTVCEHLKSQGTEMLISVHGSPYEIEKDDRRLGQVATQRVRETRLPLLFLNRIGGQDEVVFDGASFVLNGDASVMHQLPDWDEAIVDTHWSNDGESWTCAPGEVHQLDDHPADIYNAMIVGLRDYVNANHFPGVILGLSGGIDSALSAAVAVDALGADRVWCVMMPSRFTGQESLDDAAGCAEMLGTKLDTISIVPAVEGFDAMLEGSFADEEVDITEENIQSRIRGVTLMAMSNKFGHMLLTTGNKSEMSVGYATIYGDMAGGYSVLKDAYKLTCFKLSEWRNRNKPSLGMGPDGPVMPENIITKPPSAELREDQKDSDSLPDYEVLDPLLHGLVEEELSVSDLVERGFDRETVIRIEKLLYIAEYKRRQAPPGVKLGTRNFGRDRRYPITNAFRTI
- a CDS encoding DUF2306 domain-containing protein → MTNPKTTEKSKKTTAQTVKQQGLTPQNIILMVGATILATLVAMALSSLSGGFVSGSSQPAQSGRSISLPVIIHLSTVIPALPLGAYVLWRQKGDQLHKHLGRIWGLLMVTTAIASFWIGRPGHGIGGSGFSFIHIFSVVTLFSIPYGIWQIRRGNVQEHYRAMQGPYIGLLIAGLFAFIPGRVMGSLVFG